TTGCTAAAGTAAGGTGTGAAGCATTATAAGTAGTACATATTAATAGTAAGTTAGTGTGACGCAGTGTCAGTTGTAAATGTTATTTTAAAAATTGATGTCATTGTGTACAACTGTGTAATTTTAGTGCGTCTTTCTGTTTATGAAATTAGGCTTTGCAGATGTGTGTAAGTGTGTCTTATGATAAGTGattgcaagtatgttaagtGTTTGCAACTATTTAATGAACCATATTGTGTAATTACCATTTGTGGGTAATTTTATTGTAATTTTCGATAACGCCTTTGTACTCGACTACCCTAAATTTTCATACGGGCTACTTAATACTCGACAATCCTATTTTTTCGTCAACATTTAGTGTAACGAAGGGACGCTGTCTGGTAATTTCTTTGGGGGTCTTTAATAAAGCTGAAGTATTAAAGCGTATTAGGTTGAAAATCGCGTGAATTGAATATCATAACTGACAACAAAGGTCAGCAGTTTGAAGATGATATAAAGTTTGAAGAAGATATAAGGTTTCTTAAGTGTAAATGTTGGCGTCAATAAGTGTGAGTATATTGTGACGGTTGATTATCTATATTGTGACGGTTGATTATCTAAATAACATAAAACCGAAGAGGTGGCAGTTTTGTGACCGTTACATCAAATCCTCTATAAATAACACTTAGTATGAGGGAGATATTCAAAAACTTTATTCTCTCTTCACATCTCTTCACAACAAAGCATttaatttgcaaaatggaaattcCACCAAATGCATACCCCAACGTCTGCCCTAACCACCATTACCGTTATGATCATGTCGCACAACACAAAACTGCTCGCAAACCAGATCTCATACAAGAATTCGAGATCGACCTCGCGGAAAAGTACGGCCATGCGGTGGTTGCACCAGACCAACACGCTGATGAACAGCCCACGAGCGTCGATATTGTTGCAGGAGATGAGAATGTAATGGGTATCATATGGTCTAAGATGGACAAGCCAACTAGGGCTAATTCAGTGTTCGCATGCAAGAAGTGGGCCATGGAACTGATCAATCAATACTACCGCCTCAACTTCGATTGCAGATTCTCCGAAAGAGTACGTACCGTTAATTTTCGATACTATAAGATCCTAGAGTACAAAGAAACAAATGGCACTTACACAAGGATTAAATATAAGTGCGTCTGTGACCTGTGGAAGGAAGCATCAAATCCCTTCAACCCTAGGGAAACGCTGCTCAATGTACCGAGTGACATTGATTTCAATAATTTCGATCAAAGTGTGAACAATGCAAACTACAATTGGAGGATTCAGTGTGGTGCCATGTAATGTCTTGGAATTGGAATTCTCTACCCATTTTCGTTCTGTTATTTCAATGTCATAGTTTTAGGTGTGTGATTGTTTTCTTTTCATCTTATGTTTtgcttaattttatttaaatgcccTAGTGTGAAGTGTGATTTGGTGTGTTTGTCATCCTCCTTTAGATTATGTTATTGTAATGTAAAGGTGTGATTTGGTTTATTAACTATGATTGCTAAAAtgaagtatttttttaaaatttgtatAATGGTAATTAGGTTTTCAATAACGAACGACAAATAACACTAACAGTTTCAAAGGTCATGTTATAATTTCGTCGAATGGTCTACGATCACCCTTATTCCGTAGGCATATGGTACCATTGAGTAAAGTAGTACCAAACCAATGAACAACACATGTTTGGTACTGTTTATATTGCGACAGAGGTAGCAACGgtataattttttcaaattaaagGAATAGTGTAAGGTTAGCATAACGAAATatgggtgttttttttttattaaatggaTAAGGTGGCAGTTATGTGACGGTTAAAACAGGCGCTCTATAAATAACACTTCTTGTAAGGGTTATTTCCATAAACTTCATTGTCTTCACAAAGCATTTCATTCGAGAAAATGGAAATTCCGCCAAATTATTACCCCAAAGTCTGTCCTAACCACCGTTACCGTTTCGATTATACGGAACAACACAAAACTGCTCGCAAACACGACCTCATACAACAATTCGAGATCGACCTCGCGGAAAAGTATGGCTATGCGGTGGTTGAACCAGACCAACACGGATGTGCGAAGTCCAAGAGCGTCGAAATTGTTGCCGGAGATGCTAATCTAATGGGTGTCATATGGTCTAAGATGGACAAGCCAACTAGGGGTAATTCAGTGTTCGCATGCAAGAAGTGGGCCATGGAATTGATCAATCAATACTACCGCCCCGACTTTGATTGGAAATTCTCCGAAAGAGTACGTACCCTTAATTTTCGATACTATGAAACCCTAGAGTACAAAAAAACAAATGGCACTTACACAAGGTTTAAATATAAGTGTGTCTGTGACCTGTGGAGGGAAGGGTCAAATACCTTGAACCCTAGGGAACCACTACTTAATGTACCGAGTGACATTGATTTCAATAATTTCGACACAAGTGTGGGGAATGCAAACTACAGTTGGAGGATTCAGTGTGGTGGCATGTAATGTCCTGGAAGTCTGGCCATTTGCATACTATTATTTCAATGCCATAGTGTTAGCTGTGTGATTGTTTCATATTTCACAAATGTATTGCTttagttatttttttaattacccTGTGTGTTTGACATCCTCCTTCGGCATAATATTTCCTTTGATTTGGTTAGTGTGAATGTAAAAGTGTGATTTGGTTAGTTTAAACATATGTTTATGTGTTGATTCCAGATTACTCTACAAACAATACACAAGATCacatttttcaattttcaaattcaaattaacGAGAATTAACCACAATAAAAACCCAACTACCGAACTTGATACCAAACGGGTGATAATTTACGGCTGATAATGTACCAAACCAAGGTATTGTACGTTTTTATCTCATATTAGTATTCAGTTGAGTCCGAATCAAATAGAAGAGGTATACCAAACTGTAACCCTTATAACATATGATTCATATTACCGAAAATTAAATAGTTCATTTACAAAGAACCGTCCAGAATCATATTACCCAATGGTAACGGGGGATAATGTAATCCATGATTCGTATTACCCTCTTCGCTTTAAATAATGGAAACTACTTCACACGATCTGCATAAATATATATAATGCTCTTGTTTTTTTGGATGGATTACAGGATGAATTATACAAAATGTAGAAATTCGTGCGCCAGTACTTATGTATCTCAACTCGTGTGCCAGTACTTAATATTTTGTAGCAACCGTTAATtttactcttaatatctcaactcGTGTGCCAGTACTTATGTATCTAAAAAAACTAATGTGTCAAAATTGTATTTCGATACAAAATTACCAGCCTGTCGAACGGGTCGGACCTGACTTAGGACTTGATATAACCTTTTTATCCTTTATAACAATAAACACTGCTGAAATGAAAAGTAGTTATTGACTAAATTCATAAACACCGCAAATTTTGATTACTGAGGTCACCGTGTTTTGTCTAACTCTTAATCATCCAACTTTTGTAGCAACAATTACTAATGTTCGTGTGGTACATATCTGATCTTGTTTGGTACTCAATTTATGCTTGGTACCATGCAAAGCCGGAACAAAGTTCAGGCTGTACCAAACTCGTAGATTGTACCCAAACTTTTCTAATAACGGTACCAAACAACCTATTAAGTACCACAACACGTACCAAACTCGTATTGTAAATCTTTAATGCACGATACAAAGCATACCACAAAACTTACAAAACATACCTGCAAGCAATGAATCCCATCTCCTAGGAATAATGTGAGTATCAAAAGACAACAACTATGATTTAGTTCACGCGTTAATCACAATTCAAAAAATGACCAGATAAGTGTGCAATTGTTTTCTCGGTTAAAAACCCTAAACGTTAGCAGATGAAGCACGACCAAACATCAACGAACTGGGCAGTGGGTTGCAACGATTTGGGGAAGAAGCGGGCGGCAGGAGTTGAAATCTGAATTCAAGTGAGACAAAAACAGTGCCTTCCGAGCTATATTGATGTCCCCCTGTCCCAAAACAAGTTTGAAAAGACAACTGTAAGTTTATAGTGTGGGGGTATAGCACTTACAGTTACAGTAGTAGAGGACTTACCACTTGCATCGTCTTTGTAAATGCCCTTGCACTTTCCTGGATAGCCATAAGCATTACTATTCCACACACATGactacaaagccaaacaaaacaTATCAGTAAGACTTAAGGTGGTTACTCGACGATGAAAAGGTAGCATAAACAGTACTTATCGTTGTAGTCAGGGAAGCTAATGGAGTCCAAGGGCCAAGTATGCATTTGCTTCAACTTCCAAACAAGAGCTGCATTATACTGCGTGTCCCTCCAATGTAGAACGTACTCCACAGCTGCTATCTGGAATGAGGAGACCGTATTATGTTAGTACAATAAAATGAGTGAAGTCAATGTTCTTAAACTCCCACCAAACCAGGTTAAGTAAAAACTAAGTAAAAACTACATATCACATGATTAGATACCAATTTTTTAACATCCCCAGAATGCTCGAAAGCAGGATTAGTATACATGCTGTCAATGAACCATATCTTCTGGTCTTTCAGTGCAAAAGCAACACACCACCAATGTCCGTTGTCCACAACTGGAACATAGACCTGGACATGATAATTACAAATTCTTACAAATCGCATACCTGTGTGTCGCGGACAATTAATACACCAAAAACTAAAATAACAAATTGTACAAGGACGTTCCTCAAAAAGAAGACAGATCCCGAACTGACCAAATAGAGAGCCATCATTCAACGTAAAAGGCATGTAGGAACTTATTTCCAAATCCTTAAAATACGGCCTCATCACTCAGTTATTAGTCCGAAAATAGTCAGACACATGTTGTTGGCATATAATCAGACATCTAAACATGTAGTAAAAAGACTAATTAGACTTACCACAGATATATCAGCTGACACAATCTTCTGGAGAGGGGTGGACCACTTCTTCAGCAGACCAGCATATGTTTCCCTCGTCTTTAATTTCTGATACTGTAAAGCACAACAACCAAAAACTAAGCAACCTCGTACGCTTACTTTATTGATTTCATTAATGGTGAATATTAGGAGAACATACCGCAAATGAGGAGTCCAGCATGATTCTGCGAGAATTCGTTGGGTATTCCAGAGCCCATTCCCTGTTGTATATGTTTGCAACGGCCCGAACGTACTAGGAATGCACGTACTCCCTAGGACGCACAACCGAGTAGCACATCATCCGATTTGCATCATTACCATCACACTCGATAAGCATGGCCCCCCTGCAAACATAAAATACAGATACAAGTGATTATCATTACATAAATGTACAACGTACATTAGTGTATACAACGTACTTAAGTGTTACATGAGTAAAAGTTGTAGAACGTACTGCTCTTTCCCTTTAGGATTGTATGACTCCACATAAGCTACTACGTCACTCTCAAGTTTTGTCATTCGTACTCGCGTCTGCCGATAGCGTGTTTTTGGGTTTGTTCTCGGAATCCTTAGGATCAATTTCTCCCGTGGTCGTTCTTGGTCATCAGTTTGGAGATTCTCATCAGTGGTCTTCCCTTCAGTGGGGTTATCTTGACTGGTGTTCTCTTCACTGTTCTTATCTTCAGAGGGGTTCTCTTGAGCGATGTTCTCCAAGGGCGATGCTGCAACCGTTCCTTGCACAGGACCATTAGCCGGTCcctcatcatcgtcatcatccctGTTATTCGGCCCCCCATCCTTGACTCCACTATCCTGCTCTTCCGGCTCCTCAACATTCTCCTCACCATTGTCTTTATCATCCTCTTTGTCTTCAACTACACCCAGCTGTCCCACCTTCTCCGATGACATTCCATCTGAAGGTGGCCCGTCACCAGCTTGAACCTGTCCGTGCTGATGTGTCTGGTCGACCGGGTGCTTGCTTGTTTCTGGCTCAGTTGCTACTACACCAACATCATCAGCAGTGTGGACCAAAGGTACATCACCGTGGCTGTCAGCAGTGTGGACCAAAGGTACATCACCGTGGCTGACCGGGTCTAGGGGATTCATAACTGGCACACTCCCATGAGGGCCCACAAATACACGTCCCCCATCAGACGGTTGCAACTCCACATCGGAATCGTCATCGGCATCCAACTCTGTAAGCACCTTATTGACAGACTTGTCCAACGGCATAGCCACACCATCAACATCTATCGTCAAATGATCGGTAGCATGATATGACCTCATTCCTCTTTCACGGGATACGCCCCGGCGATCTTGGAATAATGGAGCAAGCTGCCCCATAACCTAAACAGAAAAAATGGTAAAGTAATTCATACACACAGACATGACTCCTCCAGACCTTGGTGAGTACTATTTTTTACTAGTTAAACATGTATGCATGTTTATCACTAACACTCAATATTTGAAAATTATCCCACTACAGAGAGTACCAAACAACATCAATATCATTCATATGGTACACCTAAAGACATTTATGAGTACTATttgaaatcctaaaacatttatGGCTATTAATCACTAACATTAACATAAAATTGAGGAAAGCGTTTAACTTCCCATACCATCTCTGTGACCTCCTGAGCTAGGGTGCGTCTCCATTCTGAAGAAGTCATATGTGCTACCATCTCAGCAACCTCTACTGCGGGAGACCGTCTACCCTCCCTGCCGTAAAGGGGATGAGGATCCCCGTACACAACATCAACAGTCTGGAAAGATTATAAAAGGAATAGATTTCAGTCAGATTAGATAATACAAAATTTAATATGACAAATACGACCGACTAACAACCAGTTACCCACCGTAATCCTTCCATAATCTTCACTCGCTTTCCTATCCCGATTCTTGGCCTCATCCACTTCCTCCTGTGTCCAGACTTTGATCCTGGGAAACTCATCCCATCTCACAGGATGCCTGCATAAATGGTGTAGGTTGAAAATCTATAAAACAAATCCACTTTCAGGTAAGGCACTGTAATATAAGACAGGATACTAACACCACAACAATAAAAGTATTAACCTTTTAtataatttaaaacattaaatatttcAGTAAGATAGACGCACCagcaaaaacaacacacaaccacCAGTCCCAGCGGCATACCCCTGATGGTCTATCTTCCGCTGACAGGCGTCTCCGTAGTCTAAAAGCCATGTGTGACAAAACTCACACCAATTGTACAGTGATGCATTCTTTGCCACGGAAACTGCACCTAGCAATTTTAAAGACATGTTACCCCCATCGGTAGAAGGACATAAAATCTGCCCCAGCAACACAAtcatgaaattttccatgaacgAGGCCCTATCACGCTGATTAGCCAGGGGCTTTATCTTTCCTTCACCGTCAACCGGCCCTGCCAATTCCTTTACAGATTTTGCTATGATTATTGTGCTCTTTGAGGTTGATGTATTCTTTTCGCCATAATTGAGGGCCATCGCTTTAAGGGTGCCTGGAGGAAGATCAGACTCCTTCACTGGCACCGGAAGACCGCTGTTCTGGAATCCGAATACATATTCCCAATGGGAAGCAGTTATCGGCAACACATGGCCGTCCCCTCCAACAAGGTAACTGTTACCCCCATCCAACCGGGACATCAGCCAGTAGCACAGCTGCCTAGGTAGCTTGGATATTTTCAAATCCAACATCCCCCCCGAAACCCATTTTCCTAACGCAACTTCTCCTTGACTCATCAAAAGCAGCAATAATCTTAGAAAATGCATCCGTGCGACAGATAACGCTTGGTTGATACACATAATAGTTTaagtaaaaaattgaaattatcaACTGACAAAACCTAAtcaaaacacacaattcatctTTAAATAAAGGATCAATAGTACCTTCCGGCCACAATTAGCCCGCAGAGTAGCAACTACCACGCCGTGAAACTTCGCATACTCACCCCTAGACATATGATGTTTGGGAATTGGTACCTAAATATGAAAAAAACATTAGCATCAACTACGTAGAAAAAACATTATTATACCATAAAAATCCTTAAAAACAatgaataaatttcaaaattatatACCCGCACAAACATCCTCCTGTTATTCCCTCTGATCGCCTTCTGTTTTGCAGGGGGCTTTCCTTTTGCTACCCctgtttcatcaaacttcctacCCATCTGCTTCATCGCAGGAAGTATCGTCTTCTTCACAGGTCTCCTTCCCTCGTCAACATCATCATAATCCTCTCTACGCCTCTTCCGCATCATCTGcagatgtgccttcttcttcaAAGCATTCTGCCCGACCTCCTTCCAACTCTTCCCTCTTTTCTGAACGCGAACAACAACATCCTCTCCTTCATCTTCATACCCACCATCCATATATTCACCGTCTTCGTCCTCTatatcttcttcctcctctactTCATCGTATGAAATAACCCTTCTGCTTTTAGCAGATTGCCTTTTCTTTGGCGCACGTTTCACTGTTCTCTGGCATAATTCATCCTCGAATTCTTCGTCCTCATATATCTCATCCTCATATTCATCATCTTCAACATCTTCATATGCATCCCCGTCAAAAACAGATTCTTCACTGTCATCCCCAGACAGCGATCGCccttcctcatcttcttccattTCTTCATCGACGACAGGGTCTTTGCCCTTTAGCTTACTATTCCGAGCAACTTCCACGCGTTTTTCCTTAAAAACAATATTGAAATATATATCTTGTTAATAAACGTATAACAATATACATACTATCAATTATCAGCAAATACGATACACTCATAAAATGAGCAGTGACACTCACCCTAGGTTTGCTGCTGCTACCACTTTGTCCCTTGATAACCATCCTACAAATACAATTTTACCAATCATTATACCATGCATACCTTCGATATAACAGTACCAAACACATTGGTAATTTAGGTTTGGTACCAAAGAAAATATCAA
This sequence is a window from Spinacia oleracea cultivar Varoflay chromosome 1, BTI_SOV_V1, whole genome shotgun sequence. Protein-coding genes within it:
- the LOC110781401 gene encoding uncharacterized protein yields the protein MHFLRLLLLLMSQGEVALGKWVSGGMLDLKISKLPRQLCYWLMSRLDGGNSYLVGGDGHVLPITASHWEYVFGFQNSGLPVPVKESDLPPGTLKAMALNYGEKNTSTSKSTIIIAKSVKELAGPVDGEGKIKPLANQRDRASFMENFMIVLLGQILCPSTDGGNMSLKLLGAVSVAKNASLYNWCEFCHTWLLDYGDACQRKIDHQGYAAGTGGCVLFLLIFNLHHLCRHPVRWDEFPRIKVWTQEEVDEAKNRDRKASEDYGRITTVDVVYGDPHPLYGREGRRSPAVEVAEMVAHMTSSEWRRTLAQEVTEMVMGQLAPLFQDRRGVSRERGMRSYHATDHLTIDVDGVAMPLDKSVNKVLTELDADDDSDVELQPSDGGRVFVGPHGSVPVMNPLDPVSHGDVPLVHTADSHGDVPLVHTADDVGVVATEPETSKHPVDQTHQHGQVQAGDGPPSDGMSSEKVGQLGVVEDKEDDKDNGEENVEEPEEQDSGVKDGGPNNRDDDDDEGPANGPVQGTVAASPLENIAQENPSEDKNSEENTSQDNPTEGKTTDENLQTDDQERPREKLILRIPRTNPKTRYRQTRVRMTKLESDVVAYVESYNPKGKEQGAMLIECDGNDANRMMCYSVVRPREYVHS